A single genomic interval of Isorropodon fossajaponicum endosymbiont JTNG4 harbors:
- a CDS encoding SoxR reducing system RseC family protein, with translation MKEQFEVIEIDNEMMTLKVNQTGGCHSCEASSGCGTGILANYFNHYSVFNKPYQNGVSVGDFVTLEISSSELFLRAFMLYIAPILALFLGGVIGVALFPQQEFWHILFSGIGFITALLGCRWFFK, from the coding sequence GTGAAAGAACAGTTTGAAGTTATTGAAATTGACAATGAAATGATGACACTTAAAGTTAATCAAACAGGTGGTTGCCATAGTTGTGAAGCGAGTAGTGGCTGTGGTACAGGTATATTGGCTAATTATTTTAATCATTATTCTGTTTTTAACAAGCCATATCAAAATGGCGTATCGGTGGGTGATTTTGTAACATTAGAAATTTCCTCAAGTGAATTATTTTTGCGTGCATTTATGCTTTATATTGCCCCGATATTAGCCTTATTTTTAGGCGGTGTTATTGGTGTGGCGCTTTTTCCTCAACAAGAGTTTTGGCATATTTTGTTCTCAGGTATTGGCTTTATTACAGCGTTATTGGGTTGTCGATGGTTTTTCAAGTAG
- the aceE gene encoding pyruvate dehydrogenase (acetyl-transferring), homodimeric type: MPGQDIDPLETQEWLEAFKSVARVEGDDRAKFLLNQLMDMAHHEGMDLPTGVNTSYLNSIAKEKEVTTDINADIEERISAIIRWNAMVMVVKANQLPYDLGGHIASFASSATLYEVGFNHFYRGPDADQGADLIFFQGHISPGIYSRAFLEGRLTEAQMLKFRQEVGKEGLSSYPHPWLMPDFWQFPTVSMGLGPIMAIYQARFMKYLHHREIKQTDKRTVWAYLGDGETDEPESLGAISMAGREKLDNLIFVINCNLQRLDGPVRGNGKIIQELEGMFRGAGWNVIKVIWGGKWDALFTKDTQGLLKKRMEEVVDGEYQAYKAKDGAYVRKHFFSKYPELLAMVEHMSDDEIYHLNRGGHDPYKVFQAYYAAKACHDKPTVILAKTVKGYGMGEAGEGQNTTHSQKKLGLKQVEIFAKRFDVPVTEKDVKALNFYKPALDSEEMVYMRARREKLGGSLPVRAFNLEQIKIPELSVFEALLKSSGDREMSTTMVLNRVMTLLVRDKQLGPKIVPIIPDEARTFGMEGLFRQLGIYSASGQLYQPEDSDKVMWYKEDKKGQVLQEGINEAGAISDWIAAATAYATHNTTMIPFYIYYSKFGFQRVGDLVWAAGDMQAKGFLIGGTAGRTTLNGEGLQHQDGDSQLVANTIPNCVSYDPTYSYELTVIIRSGLYRMYEKHENIFYYITTMNELYTHPEMPKNSEEGIIKGMYKLSVIGKSATQVQLMGSGTILREVEKAAQMLADDWNVKSSIWSVTSFNELTREAQAIDRVNRFNTTGIAQVSYITKCLENTKGPVIVATDYMRNFAEQIRKYVPNRYEVLGTDGFGRSDSRAALREFFEVDARYVTIAALKALADEGEIDISIVTKAIEKYKLNTNKPNPMTV, translated from the coding sequence ATGCCAGGTCAAGACATCGATCCTTTAGAAACCCAAGAATGGTTAGAAGCTTTTAAATCTGTTGCTCGTGTTGAAGGTGATGATCGTGCCAAGTTCTTATTAAATCAACTAATGGATATGGCACATCATGAGGGTATGGATTTGCCAACGGGTGTTAATACCTCTTATCTCAACAGTATTGCTAAGGAAAAAGAGGTCACAACGGACATTAATGCGGATATTGAAGAAAGAATTTCGGCCATTATTCGTTGGAATGCAATGGTAATGGTGGTGAAAGCTAATCAATTGCCATATGATTTAGGTGGGCATATCGCTTCATTTGCATCAAGTGCAACTTTGTACGAAGTTGGTTTTAACCATTTTTATCGTGGTCCTGATGCTGACCAAGGTGCAGATTTAATCTTCTTCCAGGGGCATATTTCGCCAGGTATTTATTCTCGTGCTTTTTTAGAAGGTCGCTTGACTGAAGCACAAATGTTGAAGTTCCGTCAAGAGGTTGGAAAGGAAGGATTATCTTCTTATCCACACCCATGGTTAATGCCAGATTTTTGGCAGTTTCCAACAGTGTCAATGGGCCTAGGGCCAATTATGGCAATTTATCAAGCACGGTTTATGAAATATCTTCATCACCGTGAAATTAAACAAACTGACAAGCGCACTGTTTGGGCATATTTAGGCGATGGCGAAACTGATGAACCAGAATCGTTGGGTGCTATTTCAATGGCAGGACGTGAAAAGTTAGACAATCTTATTTTTGTTATTAATTGTAATCTTCAGCGTCTTGATGGACCTGTTCGTGGTAATGGCAAAATCATTCAAGAGTTGGAAGGCATGTTTCGTGGTGCAGGTTGGAATGTGATTAAGGTTATTTGGGGTGGTAAGTGGGATGCATTATTTACTAAGGATACTCAAGGGCTCTTAAAAAAACGCATGGAAGAAGTCGTGGATGGTGAATATCAGGCTTATAAAGCCAAAGATGGTGCCTATGTACGTAAGCATTTTTTTAGCAAGTATCCTGAATTATTAGCTATGGTTGAGCACATGAGTGATGATGAAATTTATCATCTTAATCGTGGTGGTCATGATCCTTATAAGGTATTCCAAGCTTATTATGCAGCCAAAGCATGTCATGATAAACCAACAGTTATTTTGGCTAAAACTGTTAAAGGTTATGGTATGGGTGAGGCAGGAGAGGGTCAAAATACCACGCACTCTCAGAAGAAACTAGGACTCAAACAAGTTGAAATTTTTGCCAAACGTTTTGATGTGCCAGTTACTGAAAAAGATGTTAAAGCCTTGAATTTTTACAAGCCAGCACTTGATAGTGAAGAAATGGTTTATATGCGAGCTAGACGTGAAAAACTGGGTGGTTCATTGCCAGTACGTGCATTTAACTTAGAACAAATAAAAATACCTGAGTTGAGTGTGTTTGAAGCACTACTAAAATCCAGTGGTGATCGTGAAATGTCAACCACAATGGTACTTAATCGAGTGATGACGTTACTGGTTCGAGATAAGCAATTAGGCCCTAAAATTGTACCCATTATCCCTGATGAAGCACGCACTTTTGGCATGGAAGGCCTGTTTAGACAATTGGGTATTTACTCCGCTTCTGGGCAACTTTATCAGCCTGAAGATTCAGACAAGGTCATGTGGTACAAGGAAGATAAAAAAGGCCAAGTGTTGCAAGAGGGTATCAATGAAGCTGGTGCAATTTCTGATTGGATTGCAGCTGCCACAGCTTATGCAACGCATAATACCACCATGATTCCGTTTTATATCTATTACTCAAAATTCGGCTTTCAGCGTGTAGGAGATTTGGTTTGGGCGGCAGGAGATATGCAAGCTAAAGGCTTTTTAATCGGCGGTACAGCAGGGCGTACCACACTTAACGGTGAAGGTTTGCAGCATCAAGATGGTGATTCTCAATTGGTGGCAAATACAATTCCAAATTGTGTTTCTTATGACCCAACTTATAGCTACGAATTGACAGTTATTATTCGTTCTGGGCTTTATAGAATGTATGAAAAGCATGAGAATATTTTCTATTATATCACCACAATGAACGAGTTATACACCCATCCAGAAATGCCAAAGAATTCTGAAGAAGGTATTATTAAAGGCATGTATAAACTAAGTGTTATTGGCAAGAGTGCGACACAAGTGCAGTTAATGGGCTCTGGAACTATTTTAAGAGAAGTAGAAAAAGCCGCACAAATGTTAGCTGATGATTGGAATGTGAAATCCAGTATTTGGTCGGTGACAAGTTTTAACGAATTAACACGTGAAGCACAAGCTATTGATAGAGTAAATCGCTTTAACACAACTGGCATTGCACAAGTATCCTATATTACAAAATGTTTAGAAAATACCAAAGGTCCAGTCATTGTAGCAACTGATTACATGCGCAATTTTGCCGAGCAGATACGTAAATATGTGCCTAATCGATATGAAGTATTAGGTACAGATGGTTTTGGACGTTCTGATTCAAGAGCCGCACTTAGAGAATTCTTTGAAGTTGATGCTAGATATGTAACGATAGCAGCATTAAAAGCACTTGCAGATGAAGGTGAGATTGACATCTCAATTGTCACAAAAGCGATTGAAAAATATAAGCTCAATACCAACAAACCCAACCCCATGACGGTATAA
- a CDS encoding HopJ type III effector protein codes for MKFEDLIMLINNDYDYTPTAFTNGELENTIDENQR; via the coding sequence ATGAAATTTGAAGACCTAATAATGCTAATTAATAATGATTATGATTACACACCAACTGCATTTACCAATGGTGAATTAGAAAATACAATAGATGAAAATCAAAGGTAG
- a CDS encoding HopJ type III effector protein has protein sequence MKIKGSAKLFCFVAIHQLTPLETLHCFGQHYQEVLSTPNAHSHSNIRNFITYGWNGLTFDSPVLNRK, from the coding sequence ATGAAAATCAAAGGTAGTGCTAAGTTGTTCTGCTTTGTTGCCATTCATCAATTAACACCACTAGAAACGCTACATTGTTTTGGTCAACACTATCAAGAAGTGCTTAGTACTCCGAATGCTCATTCACATAGCAATATTCGAAACTTTATTACTTATGGCTGGAATGGATTGACTTTTGATTCTCCTGTGCTGAATCGCAAATAG
- a CDS encoding SlyX family protein yields the protein MDKKIIELEEKLAHFEHTIEALNNVVFRQTQKIDELEEMLKHLSMKIRQSNDTQESHHITTNNQPPHY from the coding sequence GTGGATAAAAAAATAATAGAATTAGAAGAGAAACTAGCCCACTTTGAACATACCATTGAGGCGTTAAACAATGTGGTATTTCGCCAAACTCAAAAAATTGATGAATTGGAAGAAATGCTTAAACATTTATCTATGAAAATTAGACAATCCAATGACACTCAAGAGAGTCATCATATAACAACCAATAACCAGCCGCCGCATTATTAA
- a CDS encoding DMT family transporter, which yields MQIILVFLSVVAIWSTTPLAIVWSALGSSFNFSVASRMLIGLIICLLLLRIKKQKLTLTRLAIRHYLHTGAGIFITMSLVYYASQSISSGALIISTPLFILSWLLTGDDIPEITSRAGFSIIYLALFGSVIGFMSYYYLIRHACIQMVVIVPLITSIFALLLGSTLNHETLTNVQLSGIILVLIGLGVYEYGGKVLWIKK from the coding sequence ATGCAAATAATTTTAGTCTTTTTATCAGTAGTTGCCATCTGGTCAACCACACCACTTGCGATTGTTTGGTCAGCATTAGGATCAAGCTTTAATTTTAGCGTCGCCTCAAGAATGCTGATTGGATTAATAATTTGTTTGTTATTACTACGCATCAAAAAACAAAAACTCACCCTAACTCGCTTAGCAATTCGCCATTATCTACACACTGGTGCTGGCATATTTATTACCATGAGCTTGGTTTATTATGCGTCGCAAAGTATTTCATCTGGTGCACTCATAATAAGCACACCTTTATTCATACTCAGTTGGCTCTTAACTGGGGACGATATCCCAGAAATAACATCCAGAGCTGGCTTTTCTATTATTTATTTAGCACTGTTCGGCTCGGTTATCGGTTTTATGTCCTATTATTACCTTATCAGACATGCCTGTATTCAAATGGTAGTTATTGTGCCACTTATCACGTCTATATTTGCATTATTACTTGGCTCAACACTTAATCATGAAACCTTAACTAATGTGCAATTAAGCGGTATCATTCTTGTATTGATTGGCCTTGGTGTTTATGAATATGGTGGAAAAGTACTGTGGATAAAAAAATAA
- the pnp gene encoding polyribonucleotide nucleotidyltransferase, with translation MDMNIETKSFTMGKHTIILETGRIARQAHGAVLASMDDTQVLVTVVGSKEMRPGQDFFPLSVDYVEKTYATGKIPGGFLKRESRPSEKETLTSRLIDRPIRPLFPNGFMNEVQVLITVISANSEVDPDIISMLGVSAALSISGVPFSGPIGGARVGYSNGEYILNPTYTELADSDLDMVVAGTDEAVLMVESEANELSEEIMLGAVMYAHEQYQVAITNIAEFVAQVGVQKWDWEAPVTNEVLLSDIKSQFGEQINEAYQIKKRLDRYVKVGEIKAAAIEALANENENGNSIEEVGQYFKKVEKSTVRERILNNDPRIDGRDNETVRELKIETGILENTHGSALFTRGETQALVVTTLGSKREAQLIEKLESSERQNDYFLLHYNFPPYCVGETGRVGTTKRREIGHGRLARRGIAACLPSIEEFPYTVRVVSEITESNGSSSMASVCGSSLSLMDAGVPIKAPVAGIAMGLVKEGGRFTVLTDILGDEDHLGDMDFKVAGTSRGVNALQMDIKIQGITREIMELALKQAKEARLNILGQMNQVICEPNTPSKNAPKTAVIKIQTDKIRDLIGKGGETIKGIISTSGASVDVDDIGNVNIFAHDQKAFDTAMQMVKDVTATPEVGKVYTGKVVKIVEFGAFINIMPNQDGLLHISEITHERVEKVENHLKEGDEIDVKVLGLDRGRIKLSRKALLEK, from the coding sequence ATGGATATGAATATCGAAACAAAAAGCTTTACTATGGGCAAGCACACAATCATATTAGAAACGGGTCGTATTGCTAGACAAGCACATGGTGCAGTATTGGCAAGTATGGATGATACTCAAGTATTGGTAACCGTTGTTGGTTCTAAAGAAATGCGTCCTGGGCAAGATTTTTTTCCACTGTCTGTTGATTATGTTGAAAAGACTTACGCAACTGGAAAAATTCCTGGCGGCTTCCTAAAGCGTGAATCAAGACCTAGTGAGAAAGAAACGCTAACTTCTAGACTGATTGACCGCCCTATTCGTCCCTTGTTTCCAAATGGCTTTATGAACGAAGTGCAGGTACTTATTACAGTTATTTCTGCAAACTCCGAGGTTGATCCAGATATTATCTCAATGTTAGGTGTATCTGCTGCATTAAGCATTTCAGGTGTACCGTTTAGCGGACCAATTGGTGGTGCTCGTGTTGGCTATTCTAATGGTGAATACATCCTTAACCCAACTTATACTGAACTGGCTGATTCAGATTTGGACATGGTGGTTGCAGGCACTGATGAGGCGGTACTAATGGTTGAATCAGAAGCCAACGAGCTTTCTGAAGAGATTATGCTAGGTGCAGTTATGTATGCACATGAACAATACCAAGTTGCTATTACCAATATTGCTGAATTCGTCGCACAAGTTGGTGTGCAAAAATGGGACTGGGAAGCGCCTGTTACTAACGAAGTCTTATTGAGCGACATCAAATCACAATTTGGTGAGCAGATTAACGAAGCCTACCAAATTAAAAAAAGACTTGACCGTTATGTCAAAGTTGGTGAAATCAAAGCAGCTGCAATTGAAGCACTAGCAAATGAAAATGAAAATGGAAATTCTATTGAAGAAGTTGGTCAATACTTTAAGAAGGTTGAGAAATCAACTGTACGTGAGCGCATCTTAAATAACGACCCACGTATCGATGGTCGTGATAACGAAACCGTTCGCGAATTAAAAATCGAAACAGGCATTTTAGAAAATACACATGGTTCTGCTTTATTTACTCGTGGTGAAACACAAGCTTTGGTAGTAACTACACTAGGCTCTAAACGTGAAGCTCAGTTAATTGAAAAATTAGAATCTTCTGAACGTCAAAATGATTACTTCTTACTGCATTACAACTTTCCACCATACTGCGTGGGTGAAACTGGTCGTGTAGGCACCACCAAACGTCGTGAAATTGGCCATGGTCGTTTAGCACGCCGTGGTATTGCTGCTTGTTTACCCTCAATTGAGGAGTTCCCATACACAGTTCGTGTGGTATCAGAAATTACTGAATCTAATGGTTCTAGCTCTATGGCCAGTGTTTGTGGTTCGTCATTATCATTAATGGATGCAGGTGTGCCAATCAAAGCACCAGTTGCTGGTATTGCTATGGGTTTGGTCAAAGAAGGTGGTAGATTTACCGTATTGACTGACATTTTAGGCGACGAGGATCACTTAGGTGATATGGACTTTAAAGTAGCAGGCACATCACGTGGTGTCAATGCATTACAAATGGACATTAAAATCCAAGGCATCACTCGTGAAATTATGGAGCTTGCTTTAAAGCAAGCCAAAGAAGCAAGGTTGAATATTTTAGGACAAATGAATCAAGTTATTTGCGAGCCTAATACGCCAAGCAAAAATGCACCTAAAACTGCCGTTATTAAAATTCAAACTGATAAGATTCGTGATTTAATCGGCAAAGGCGGGGAAACCATTAAAGGCATTATTTCAACTTCTGGTGCTAGTGTTGATGTGGATGACATTGGCAATGTTAACATTTTTGCCCATGACCAAAAAGCTTTTGACACAGCCATGCAAATGGTGAAAGATGTGACTGCTACACCTGAGGTAGGCAAAGTTTACACAGGAAAAGTTGTTAAAATTGTTGAGTTTGGTGCTTTTATTAACATTATGCCTAATCAAGATGGCTTGCTACATATCTCTGAAATTACCCATGAGCGTGTTGAGAAAGTAGAAAATCACCTTAAAGAAGGTGATGAAATTGACGTTAAAGTCTTAGGTTTAGACAGAGGTCGTATTAAATTATCTCGTAAAGCGTTATTAGAAAAGTAA
- a CDS encoding chaperone NapD, whose protein sequence is MKEKDNIDICGVLVQVLKNQTKQVENTLNAIAGVEVHGLSEDNRFVVTIEQDTKTQIISIIESFNTPFWRGFDCVGLSAFRATLGISNDLFTKAVFINCNA, encoded by the coding sequence ATGAAAGAAAAAGACAATATTGATATTTGTGGGGTGTTGGTGCAAGTGCTTAAAAATCAAACAAAGCAGGTAGAAAATACACTGAATGCTATTGCTGGTGTTGAAGTTCATGGCTTGTCTGAAGACAATCGTTTTGTGGTGACAATTGAACAAGACACGAAAACACAAATTATCAGCATCATAGAAAGCTTCAACACTCCTTTCTGGCGTGGTTTCGACTGCGTTGGTTTATCAGCATTCAGAGCTACTTTAGGCATTAGTAATGACCTTTTCACGAAGGCAGTTTTTATTAACTGTAATGCTTAA
- a CDS encoding IS3 family transposase, which produces MIKLIKQTAIEVGYTYGKRRMRVVLNNQGYNIGIYQTATLMKKANVVAIRPRKRHYYPNTRLMFKKAKNLLNRVQVG; this is translated from the coding sequence ATGATTAAATTAATCAAACAAACTGCTATTGAAGTTGGATACACCTATGGCAAACGCAGAATGCGAGTAGTTTTGAATAACCAAGGTTATAACATTGGTATTTACCAAACTGCAACGCTAATGAAAAAAGCCAATGTAGTTGCCATACGCCCAAGAAAGCGTCATTATTACCCTAATACTAGATTGATGTTTAAAAAGGCAAAAAACCTATTAAATCGTGTCCAAGTAGGTTAA
- a CDS encoding transposase has protein sequence MRITPIKKIMIISGACSSAVSRWRKQYLAELGGQTPESGKALTSEQQTIQLLEKQLWRAQRDNEILKKATALFAVDNHQVI, from the coding sequence ATGAGAATTACACCAATAAAAAAAATCATGATAATATCAGGAGCTTGCTCCTCAGCAGTTAGCAGATGGAGAAAACAATACCTAGCAGAGCTTGGTGGACAAACACCAGAGTCAGGCAAAGCGCTGACTTCTGAACAACAAACAATACAACTGCTTGAGAAACAACTTTGGCGCGCACAAAGGGACAATGAAATCTTAAAAAAGGCAACAGCCTTGTTCGCTGTGGACAATCACCAAGTGATATGA
- a CDS encoding COX15/CtaA family protein, with amino-acid sequence MFRKILQISIILAFIVVILGAYTRLSDAGLGCPDWPGCYGQLSVPNVKDGSTIQGFSRPLEAAKGWKEMLHRYAASTLGLTILVLFFLALKGKPQRHQSLKLPGFSAFFVMLQGAFGMWTVTLLVHPGIVTLHLIGGFVTTALLIWMLLNQSKPPAIYQHTLKKHKFILLIVLGALSLQIALGGWTSTNYAALSCGEYFPKCLNDWWPDMDFAGALYWGPLGVDYEYGTLENPARSAIQMIHRIGTLITTMLILLLIYLFRNYTHLRSNLILIAILLTIQITLGILNVVLSLLIIIAVLHNTVALLLLLSIIKLVHRIFKVPT; translated from the coding sequence ATGTTTAGAAAAATACTACAAATTTCAATTATCTTAGCATTTATTGTTGTTATTCTAGGTGCCTACACACGTCTAAGCGATGCTGGATTAGGTTGCCCAGACTGGCCAGGGTGTTATGGTCAATTAAGTGTTCCTAATGTTAAAGATGGCTCTACCATTCAAGGGTTTTCACGTCCACTAGAGGCTGCAAAAGGCTGGAAAGAAATGCTACATCGTTATGCAGCTTCCACGCTTGGGTTGACAATACTTGTTTTATTTTTTTTAGCACTAAAAGGCAAGCCACAACGCCATCAGTCATTAAAACTACCTGGGTTTAGTGCCTTTTTTGTCATGCTGCAAGGCGCATTTGGCATGTGGACGGTCACTCTACTAGTGCATCCTGGCATTGTCACTTTGCATTTAATAGGTGGCTTTGTGACGACTGCACTGTTGATTTGGATGCTGCTTAACCAAAGCAAACCACCGGCAATCTACCAGCACACTCTAAAAAAACATAAATTTATATTATTAATTGTACTGGGTGCACTGAGTCTTCAGATTGCCTTGGGCGGGTGGACTAGCACCAACTATGCAGCATTATCTTGTGGTGAATACTTTCCAAAATGCTTGAACGATTGGTGGCCCGATATGGATTTTGCTGGTGCATTGTATTGGGGTCCATTGGGCGTCGATTATGAATATGGCACATTGGAAAACCCAGCACGTTCTGCCATTCAAATGATTCACCGTATTGGCACTCTAATAACCACCATGCTCATACTGCTACTTATTTATTTATTTAGAAATTACACCCACTTAAGGTCAAATTTAATATTAATTGCTATTTTATTAACAATACAAATCACACTTGGCATTCTTAATGTCGTCCTTTCATTGCTAATAATAATAGCGGTTTTGCATAATACAGTAGCGTTATTGTTATTACTTAGTATTATTAAACTTGTGCATAGAATCTTTAAAGTGCCGACATAA
- a CDS encoding DUF2189 domain-containing protein yields the protein MLQTQRMAKGLNKKARIKQVSYGAPFMWLKQGVEDFIKCPALALFYGALFTSFTYFYWDFLSNSPTLSDLSAPLLAIVVIIFGPISAMAMYDASKRLSAGESLSLGSILMVIKSAFKANGSCPSLFLSVILIVLAIMWMVFTPLIYAALNTDTFVNQNQTIMEAILADITSFNNPLFLIVYGVFTVAIAWISFMISWFSFPMVLDQDVDPFTAANTSIRTALANKIVMLIWVPIVGVIVLASLLTPYFIGMVVAVPILAHATWHAYKSMIGEME from the coding sequence ATGCTACAAACACAGCGGATGGCCAAAGGCCTAAATAAAAAAGCCCGTATTAAACAAGTTAGTTATGGTGCGCCTTTTATGTGGCTAAAACAAGGTGTAGAAGATTTTATAAAGTGCCCAGCATTGGCATTATTTTATGGCGCACTATTTACTTCATTTACCTATTTTTACTGGGATTTTTTATCAAACTCACCGACACTTAGTGACCTTTCAGCGCCTTTATTAGCCATTGTAGTTATTATATTTGGCCCTATTTCCGCCATGGCTATGTATGACGCCTCAAAGCGTTTATCTGCTGGAGAAAGTCTTTCTCTTGGATCTATACTAATGGTGATTAAATCCGCTTTCAAAGCCAATGGCTCTTGTCCTTCATTATTTTTATCTGTCATTTTGATTGTGTTGGCAATTATGTGGATGGTATTTACACCACTTATTTATGCGGCGCTTAACACCGACACTTTTGTTAACCAAAATCAAACAATTATGGAGGCTATCTTGGCTGATATTACCAGCTTTAATAATCCGTTATTCTTAATTGTTTATGGTGTTTTTACTGTTGCTATTGCTTGGATATCTTTTATGATTAGTTGGTTTTCTTTTCCTATGGTATTGGACCAAGATGTTGACCCATTTACAGCTGCTAATACCAGTATTAGGACTGCATTAGCCAATAAAATTGTAATGCTAATATGGGTGCCAATTGTTGGTGTTATTGTTTTAGCCAGTTTATTAACGCCATATTTTATAGGCATGGTGGTTGCTGTCCCAATATTGGCTCATGCTACTTGGCATGCTTATAAATCTATGATTGGTGAGATGGAATAA
- the coxB gene encoding cytochrome c oxidase subunit II, with the protein MSKLTSRLVGGLIAIVSENAFAEYGFNMTQGVTSVSRDIYGLHTMVFWICVAIAVIVFGVMIYSLIVHRKSQGAVAANFHESTKVELLWTGVPIIILVLMVIPASTVLIDLEDTSKAQMTIKITGHQWKWQYDYPKEGISFISNLKQDSKDVIYSGNRHKNYLLEVDNNLVLPVDTSIRFLITSNDVIHSWWVPDFGVKQDANPGFINDAWVQIDEIGTYRGQCAELCGKDHGFMPIVVDVVSKADYAKWVLKQQAAKAATFAKSSKTWREEELISLGQKVYNTNCSSCHGITGKGIPGVFPALKGSSIATGDIKKHISIVLHGKAGTAMASYKNILGDADIAAVITFERAAFGNQMGDLIQPVQIKAAR; encoded by the coding sequence ATGAGCAAATTGACGTCTCGCTTGGTGGGCGGTTTGATTGCAATAGTGTCAGAAAATGCATTTGCTGAGTATGGTTTTAACATGACACAAGGGGTTACCTCGGTAAGTCGTGATATTTATGGCTTGCACACGATGGTATTTTGGATTTGTGTTGCCATCGCCGTTATTGTATTCGGTGTTATGATTTATTCGCTGATTGTGCATCGTAAATCTCAAGGTGCAGTGGCTGCAAATTTTCATGAAAGTACAAAGGTCGAGCTACTTTGGACAGGCGTACCCATTATCATTTTAGTATTAATGGTAATTCCTGCTTCAACTGTACTGATTGATTTAGAAGATACTTCTAAAGCGCAAATGACCATTAAGATTACAGGGCATCAGTGGAAATGGCAGTACGATTATCCTAAAGAAGGCATTAGTTTTATTTCTAACCTTAAACAAGACTCTAAAGATGTCATTTATTCTGGCAATAGGCATAAGAATTATTTATTAGAAGTAGACAATAACTTGGTGTTACCAGTAGACACTTCTATTCGTTTTTTAATTACTTCAAATGATGTTATTCATAGTTGGTGGGTGCCTGATTTTGGTGTGAAACAGGATGCTAACCCAGGCTTTATTAATGATGCATGGGTGCAGATTGATGAGATTGGCACCTATCGTGGTCAGTGTGCTGAGCTTTGTGGTAAAGACCACGGCTTTATGCCAATTGTGGTTGATGTGGTTTCCAAAGCAGACTATGCTAAGTGGGTATTAAAGCAACAGGCAGCTAAAGCGGCAACATTTGCCAAGTCAAGTAAAACTTGGCGAGAAGAAGAATTAATAAGTCTAGGTCAAAAGGTTTATAATACGAATTGTTCTAGTTGTCATGGCATTACCGGCAAAGGTATTCCTGGTGTTTTTCCAGCACTTAAAGGCAGTTCTATTGCAACTGGCGATATCAAAAAACATATTAGTATTGTTTTGCATGGAAAAGCTGGAACAGCAATGGCTAGTTATAAAAACATACTAGGAGATGCTGATATTGCGGCGGTAATTACTTTTGAAAGGGCTGCTTTTGGCAACCAAATGGGCGATTTAATTCAGCCAGTACAAATTAAAGCGGCGCGATAA